TTATCAATGATAAAAGAAACAACTGGAAAACTAAAATTATGGAACTATACACATACATACCAACCCCGCTTCCCACCCACCCCATCATCAACCATATAATGACTCTCCCTACGACCCTCAGTAAAAATCTAAGCTTTTTCTCTCTATTCACAAAAAATAACTGATCCCCAGCTAGATCAAAgcataatttttaacaaaataacaatgatccccaacattatgcAGTGATGATGCAACTTCCTTAAATGGAAATGTCCTCAGGATGCCTTGATCTGCTCCGGCGATGGCGTTTCCCATGATGGCGCCGGCCTCCTCCAAATGTAACAGGATCGAATGATTTGAGTCGTTCAGCTTCTTGGGAATTAATAACGCACTCAGATGGAGGAACCTTGTATCGAGCTTGATCATAGCAATAGGAATATGTCATATACTTTGTCCTAAAACTGTCCATTTTAATTCTTTGCAATGGGGTGACACCAGTGGGGATTGCTTGAGAACTCTCTGCAATATCACATTTTGATATGTGCTGTTCAATCGGATCAACAGCACATCCATGTAGCACAAAGTCACTGAATTTGGTGACATAAGGTGCATATTTGTAGTTTACTCTATATTTGCCTCCATTGGTAGCCCAATCAGACCCATCCCATATTGTTGCATACAGAGACATTGGCTTGGAAGGAAAATCACCACCCATAGATACTGTTCTTTTCACCTCCCTAATGGGAACATTGTCCACATAAAATCTATCGAGGAAAATAAATGTACAACACAGAATTAGAATGATTGTTACAACATAAATGGAgattaattcaaaaaaaaattccatTAATTATTTGTACAACTGTCATCATTCTTGTTTGTTCTTATACAAACAAGAATACCATTACCCTTAATTAGCAACACAGAAAACTTAGGAAAAGGAGGGGGAAAATAGATTGCGAACCTAACTAAAAAGATTCTTTGTTGTTTTGGTCCTCCATATAACtgataaattaaatcaaataatctcTAGAGTTAAAGTCTTCAGGGCTCCATCACATCAGTGTTTTCATTTTGTAGATTCTTAAACTAGAGAAAGAACTTACAATCAAAGCTCTAATCTTGTCCACCCTCTTCTCATAAATCAAACAAAGCATTAGCCAACTCTTAGCTACAGCTTAAACAAGAAAACTGATTTTGATAAAAACAGGAGCGTGTAATTGTAGACAAACGAACAGAAAACTTTCTGTACTAATTCCCCAAAACAAGAAACTCTTCCTCTACCTTAGAACAGATGCATCAACATCAAAACGCCCTAAAGCAGTAAATTCCATACCGTAAAGCAGTAAATTCCATACCGTATAACGTGAACTCATTATTGATAAACTAGTGTAGTACAGCTTCTAAATAGCAGTGGTTATAACAAATaatacaaagaaaagaaaaggtgaAAAGTAGGTGAAAAGTTGAACAAACGCAGAAATCAAAGATGGTGAAGTGGATTTTTACTCACGTGATCTGGGAATCGGTCCAGAGAATGCTGTACTGATGGAAATCATCAGAGGGATCAAACCAGAGGCTATATCTTTCTTCTCTGCCAATGCTGGTGCTACCATTACCATAAATATTTGTCTGTATCCTCCAATCTTTGCCTCTTATGTTACCCAAGAACTCAAAGTCAATCTCATCATGGTTACTCTGGAATATATCACCATTCGACATCTATAACAATCAAATATTTGAATTTTATCAGCGATCATAAGAATAACAGTGAAATAACGAAGAAGAAATTAACAAGGGTGAGGTTGATTAACATAATGTTTTCCTAGGATGGAGTTCAAAAGTAGCCTTAAAAGGATatcatccaaaaaaaaaaatctatgggCTATTGTTGGTTTTATCTGATggttaaaaataaatgaataaacgaATAATCTGAcacatgcaaaaaaaaaaaaccatcagGTCGCCATGGTTGGATCATACTATCAAGACCAAAAAACAAATTAGCATGGTAAGAAATCGGCAAAACTACAGAAAAAATCCATCTGAGTTTGATTGGTAAAATCAGAACAAAAAACTTCGATTATCAACGTGAAAAGAACAAATAagtgggaaattaaagaaaaatcagTTTGGGCTTGATTGATTCACAATCAGAGTTTTGAACTTCCAAATGTGACCACAAAACTGTTGAATAAACAAGTTTATTAATCAGATTACTCACATAAAAAGCAACCACAACTCCAGCAGTATAATCTGCCGGCAACTTGATAGAAGCACTGAAGTAGCCATGAAAGTATAAGTCCTGAGAAACGAACCCAGACCCTGTTCACAGCCCCAGAGAAACTTTCAATCAACTGCTCAaaaatcaaaaattgaaaaaaattatataattaaaaagaaCGAACCCCAAATACCAaatattacaacccaaaaaaaaaatcacagGACCTGTCCTTTCATCTAGTGATAAATGGACTTTCTTGCCATCTTTATGAACCACCAGATTATCATCCCCGAAAAGCTGGGTGTACCCTTCATCAAATGATATAATAGGTAAAGTTCTTCGAGACCCAGAAACAAGAACAGCAAATAGAGACAAAATAAGGAGAAATCCAGCAGGCAGATAAGAGACCTCCATTATTGTGTTAATGGTGTGTTTATTTATTATATCTTTTCCCTTGAGTCTAAGACTGAAATATACGGAGTCTCTCTATACCTTGTGTGAAAGGTGAGTATATATAAGGACAGAGAAGAGGAGAGTGATGAGGAAGGAAAAGAAGAAGCGGCTGTGTGTGGTTGAATATCTCTAACTAATAGAGAggggagagagagacagagacagAGACAGAGAACCAAAAGGCTAATGAGAGAAGACAGAGAACAGGGAGGTCATTTTATTGGAGGGTGAGGGGTTGAGCTGTTCTCATGTTGACAGGTTTTGTTTTTCAATGTATTCTATTGAATTAGGTCCCAAGTTTCACCAAATTTTCTAATTATTGTATACCATTTTTTGTgattataaaaaaatgaaatttttatctcaaaaaaaattaataaagggGTAAGATATTTTTTAGAGTTTATGACTATTTATTATaccataaaataaatatttaattattgtaacaataaaatatatatttaatgaaCTTTATTAGgtctaataattttaaattaaatatttatataaaattgcatataattaattaagatatatacatatatatatataattaaaataacggATACATTAATTGGGTCATGAATGATATGGAGTTTTTTTATTTTAGGATATGCCTGCTGTATAGTTTctcaatttcttttttatttgttaaattgtaatttttctgttgaacttaaatttaaattattgaatttgAAACTTTCTTCTTTCATCCAATTACAATTTAAAGTCTATTAATTGTTTTGTATGGCTACGATTCATCAAATTTAGCATCTATTAAATTTCTATATATGCTTTTTTCTtttgataaaataaatttaatgataATAGAGATACCTATTTCATAGCCCAAAATAACTTACACATTATTGATGAATTACTCAATGCAAGCATACATATATACCATTTCTCTATTACCTGGATGATTGTTTTAGTAATTTGTATATACTGAAGTTATCTTTAGAACAGtaagattttgaatttgaatataCTAAAAATATTAGTGTATTTGATGTTTCTTTAGCATAGTAGTGTTATTGTGTAACAGAAACTTTTCTGATAAATCTTGTGAAATGATCAACCCATTTGCTTCATCTAGCAGTGATAAAACTCCCTTTCTAAATCACATCAAGCTTGAAATTTTGGTTACATTAATGTTCAAATTTCTAAAGTTCATTCTAAGTCTTCAATTTACATACAGGGCAAAAGAGCATCAAAGTGGAAACAAGCTTCCATCCCCCAACCCCCACCCCCCTTCtccctccaaaaaaaaaaaaaaaaaaaaaattgtcacgacccaacctatgggccggaccggcactaggacctgggccagcctaaagcccccgaggcccgtagtaagcctaactgttcattaacccaactctaaggcccatttgggcccaaattcaagaaaacaaacggacagagtccggccataaaatggacttcccAACGGGAGTTttcaactcacccgacctgtaaacataataatactcaattggggagctcagctcaccctccacatactcatagcatcataaaagaaatgggagctcagctccctcatccaatccatcaaacagacatagaatattaagtttacaggtccaacatgataataatattacagaccaaattcaaataattactgctaacacatgtgaaaattctataagtaaataaaattacacaaatattgataaacaacctgcgaagtagaaaagcaggttaacccagaataaaatatcctactgtggcctgtaaaaatttttgaacaggagtgagcgttcgactcagagagtaaaatatcaattttaaccataatctctataactatataaaactaatgcaacctgtggaatgaaatgcaacatcagcaataaattcacatcatagcatcaaaaaggtaatttggagcactcacgcaccctgtagcatcaatcataatatatgggagctgatcccctatacagctctcttaaatccaacctggtgccagcgaagaactcagctcggacttccacttaataaccaaatcgagggtcccagcgaagaactcaagccgtgactacccctcgaaggatcgggtcccagcgaagaactcaagccgtgactacccgtcctatccatagtccacaccacatcacacgcacaccaacgcacgcacgcacactgctccaaattaccgcaacaacattcatggcactttaacagttatcaatgcaacataaatcgtgcctagagtttaactacataattatatgcatataagtgatgcatgggcatgctgaacatataataatatcgaaattacaattaaaattaatattttactcagagacttgacgacaatcactgtgacggctgggcggaggaagaaggctgtcccggctcacctgataattttattacaatcatttaataaatttgactcaatacaaacaaagaaaaagaccaatatgtcctaagtcgtgccgaaaatccggcagagtctcccctatacctaggacctacccaacctgcaaaagggctcaaaacacacttctatattcacaatccatatgtccacaactcaatcacatcacacagcccctcctgggctcaccaattcaatcatccatcacaacatgtaaaatttcaatttagtccctataattgaccatttttgcaaaaactgcccaaataaactctaaaaattctaaaactttgcctcgcggtccttagcaatattattaagctattgcaaaaagaatcataattttctaagctaccacgaatattttatggatttttaatcctatttaagcactagaaaattgcgaaaaagcaaggttcgggtttacctttgccgattccgacttcgggaaaacgctcgggatgcctgacaatggtggggtagccaaaacctcgatccaattcggagacttttccggtagctggtctgtctggccggaaattcacaaatccggacaactgtcgaattttcgcaaattgaggatacctacacgtagcccaataataatatataaaaaatcaggggtgttacattcttccccccttaaaaaaaattcgtcctcgaattttacacaaggcagaataaagtacatgattacacattgaatagataagggtacttgctacgcatgtcccgttctgactcccaggtgcactcttccactgactggctcctccacaaaaccttaaccatagaaatctgttttgatcttagctgtctcacttggtagtccactatggctacaggttgctcctcaaatgtcaagttctcttttagctctattacatctggttgtAGTATATGAGAATAATCTGGAATgtattttctgagcatggagatgtgaaacacgggatgaacgtgagaaaggttgggtggtagctccaaccggtaggcaactgctccaactctatccgtaacctcaaaaggtccaatatagcgaggtgctaacttgcccttttttccaaatctcatgactcccttcattggagaaaccttcaggaatacatagtcgcccactgcaaactccacatccctccatctggggtctgcataactcttctcgcCTTGAAAGTCaagatcgttccctgattaaaggaactacctctgaagtgtactgcattaggtctacatcatgcaccttcgcttctcccatttccgtccaacacagaggagacctacacttccttccatatagtgcctcatagggtgccatccctatgctggaatggtaactgttgttgtaggcaaactccaccaaagctagctgctcatcccattgacctccaaaatccaaaacactcatgcgaagcatgtcttccagtgtttggattgtcctttctgatcgtccgtctgagggtggaaagccgtactgaagttcaactgtgtgccaagtgccttctgtaactttctccaaaaccgagaagtgaactggggccctctgtcagatattatggaagcaggaactccatgcaatctgactatttctcgaacgtagagccgggcatactctgccacagagtatgtagtctttacaggcaagaagtgagctgatttggttagacggcctataattacccatatcgaatcatatcctcgcgtggtacgaggcaacccagtcacaaaatccatagtaatcatttcccacttccattctaggatagggagctcttgcagcttccctgacggtctatggtgttcaaacttcaccttctgacaagtcaagcacttggacacaaagtttgctatgtctttcttcatgccattccaccagtaactatctttcacatcatggtacattttggtggaacctgagtggacattgtacagtgtatagtgtgcctctcgcatgatttcattcctgaggttgtccacattgggcacacatatcctagaaccttgcactagggcgccatcattggcaaatccaaactcaccaccttcaccttgctgtactctttctatgatcttcattaattgttggtctcgctgggaaactctaactctatctcgcaagtccggcctcaccaaaaatgagccaacaagaccccctcatctgaaagatctaggattaaaccttgatccatcaactcatgtacttcctgaatcaacggtctcttctctgctgaaatgtgcgccaaactgccagaagattttctgcttaaagcatctgctactacattggccttcctgtggtggtaccggatggtgcaatcatagtcttccagaagctccatccatctcctctgtctcaagtttaaatccctctattggaagatgtacttcaaactcttatagtcggtgtatatctcgcacacttcaccatataggtagtgtcttcagatttttagtgcaaatactacagccgccatttccaaatcatgagtggaatagttctgctcatgcctcttcagctgccttgaagcataagccactacttttccattccgcatcaaaacacaccctaggccaactctgaaggcgtTACATAAAGACacctgtatccttcaccgctcataggtagtgttaacacaaagtgatggttagacactccttatcctcatcattataattgactctatcgagctctcttcctgtcctttgcatcttatccacttcccttttcctatttttggtattgttggtatcttttcaacctgctgtagttattccttaattttagtcctatctcatccttacaccttttccttcaaagatgtctatcccatcatcaactttaactttctttttatttcttagtcttatcttgattactagttccattacttcggggattctaaccttacgattttctcctaccaaagacattcttcaccttttgtaacacttataattaaccatagaaaattgcttttgtaacccctttcccaacttaactatcgaacattatcattccctaccaaatttttagtaggaaattgctcatcctggatggataggagctccagaaactataaattccatctgaactaacacggctgtgggaaatgtgtgtcatgccttaattctaaataagatacttcacgtgtttattctccttaatataatcacatatactgcccacaactttccacacttcaacctcaaattacccattagcaataatttcatctattgaaactcatccacaattagtatttcctccaactcatagtttaaaacgattgcaagccttagtagctaactcaatttaactctgtcattactcattcgtcctttcatacttaatactaggtatgcacttactgtcattctcatatcagaaattatgtatgaatttgtgcctaccaaactctcaataactaggtctccttgactcgatgtctgctccttatataaccttctagaaccaaaagcacaagctaaacttgaaaaaagaaaatatcctcttatattcaactacacccgattgtcatattataacgtttcacctaagtttcttggtctttctctccaaatttcatcatctcctagcacaattatgctctacctataaggtatcatccgcatgaaccctttactgtaccattttccttcttgacataatattttataatttattaactttacttatactcgacctatgattcatatctatcatcgtttttattgtgcccttaacttttgttgattctgaaagatttctctcactaataaatttttccaacactaattccacccttatctagggtcattaatttgatccttgaactttctagtgatttataaccatccagacttgtcacttttcgctctacccctactattgtcctgtcgttattgcttcactacaaagtgattctgttgatcacactaaaaatgtttgcctgacattcataacgaacctctaactaccttctcactatctcaaaagtctaacctaaaacctatgtgtcattatctatcattcttttcctctcatcatacctatttgatcccttagactgacttttattcaacttactgcttactaccttctctttctctacctatttaggtagtccgcaataccatcgcacaccttctaacatttactcattattattgtattccatacctccatcacttttctcactaatgtggtcccattttgggttttccatccttgtcattctccttgccaagaataacacttagcctatcctatatcttaactttgttccttttattatacgctctttaggttgtcctttcatttatttcctttgtcttacccaaaatagaatttgactattctatccctggttccattcttcttcctaacataatagctgtacttgctaactatatctttcagagtttttatcgcgttatcatatgtctgtgctactcagatttggtcctttgaccactctagctagtacttccactagcatttagattatattgcatctgcaatcaattgtccaaactttcattctgcactttctttatccattggccttctgtgatttatcttcactaatttattactcttaacactattataattagattatactattgttttgaataatttgaaattagaaaggaactcagcaaattacagtcatacttttattgtatgatctctattcttatcctttagcttacataatacccttactacctcgagaactaattttgtagtaattttattattattattattattattattattattattattattattattattattattattattattattattattattattattattattattattattattattattattattttccatgtttactcaactagccaaaacttaagattccgggcacccaaacctgtcatccaattcaaaggatttacatccatcatgatctgattatatatgattcctataatggaacttgtatcctctccaggatacccgagccaactactctttaccacactctacagtcccatctgggacactattccataagtcatcattatcaataATAACCTTTGATCCATTctgaaagataggactatatcctaacttgctgcaacaaaggtactacatctaccaccttgccagaaccatgtcaagttaatgactcttttatcatatcatagctctataaatcatcaattcatagtttcgaccttctctaggtagtagagttgtactttattccatactgatacacacaaggtatactattctcactctataagtgtcacctttactttgcaactagtccgaaacctctggtctgatggaaactcttgatgtaactctagctcatgctggggtaactgagtcactgactctagttatcacccaactgtgacctttcaatattctaactctagactcttaaccaggagttcccaactcctctgcaaatatagaactcgctcgcgtaattgtaccaaaacagaagccatctcaaacaccctcattatggagcaccacggggatgcacgcagctctacacaataatctcatgtcggtactgtaatctgcagcttacagagcagacatcgagaacattgtatagttactacgatacgtcctgacagactaggtctcctaatttcttatctctcctgaatcttctattatcacaaacttattctgacagggtcatctactgatgactgccagtagtggtatcctcatccttatctagggcaactgtacttttaagactcacttttatgtactcgtgccttacacgaaatgggcacaccatttaaacccatactgacaaaaatataacatttcttggagtacgtatcctcatgatagacctcacatgtctactaactctatttcacatttctgtgtactccacgaaaatcaagacactaactgaggtaatcttatatttcccgaggtataacgtagaatctagaaacaaagaattacaggaaaagacgaaacagaatcctatactccgcatgtgactcctagtagactctttccaacacttagataatttttccctatgaatctggagcctaagctctgataccacatttgtcacgacccaacctatgggccggaccggcactaggacctgggccagcctaaagcccccgaggcccgtagtaagcctaactgttcattaacccaactctaaggcccatttgggcccaaattcaagaaaacaaacggacagagtccggccataaaatggacttcccaacggggagttttcgactcaccggacctgtaaacataataatactcaattggggagctcagctcaccctccacatactcatagcatcataaaagaaatgggagctcagctccctcatccaatccatcaaacagacatagaatattaagtttacaggtccaacatgataataatattacagaccaaattcaaataattactg
The Hevea brasiliensis isolate MT/VB/25A 57/8 chromosome 15, ASM3005281v1, whole genome shotgun sequence genome window above contains:
- the LOC110667582 gene encoding probable xyloglucan endotransglucosylase/hydrolase protein 28, whose product is MEVSYLPAGFLLILSLFAVLVSGSRRTLPIISFDEGYTQLFGDDNLVVHKDGKKVHLSLDERTGSGFVSQDLYFHGYFSASIKLPADYTAGVVVAFYMSNGDIFQSNHDEIDFEFLGNIRGKDWRIQTNIYGNGSTSIGREERYSLWFDPSDDFHQYSILWTDSQITFYVDNVPIREVKRTVSMGGDFPSKPMSLYATIWDGSDWATNGGKYRVNYKYAPYVTKFSDFVLHGCAVDPIEQHISKCDIAESSQAIPTGVTPLQRIKMDSFRTKYMTYSYCYDQARYKVPPSECVINSQEAERLKSFDPVTFGGGRRHHGKRHRRSRSRHPEDISI